The segment AAAGCGTTCGATGATGTTTGGAGGTTTGGGCTACTCAACAGTGTAATTAATGGTAGATTTTTAACTCTTGTTCAAATAATGTATGATAATATCAAATCGTTTGTACTGTCCTTACTAATGATAGATGATTCTGCCCCGTAAATGTTTAATGCCAGTGGTTAACTTCTCAGGTAGAATCAATCCTAAAGGGTCAATTTTACCGAAGTTGGAAAGCTGAGATAGACAACAGCCCTGAAGGTTTCTATTACAAATACATTAAAAATCTTTAGAAAATTATCTCCTCCTTCCACCTATGTATATTTACCAGTTTTAAAATACGAAACGTGTAACCATAACGTATATGTTGAAGTTGGCCGTTGCCATGGCATTGATCGTCAAAACAGAACCTGCAGTCTCTGTAGATCACTTGCTGTAGCAgataattttcattatttatttaaatgcGAAGCTGTTACTGAgcaaagaaataaatacattCCCATTAAATGCTTAATATCTTTCCCTAACCTAATAACGTATAAAGCATAAAACTACAAACCCCATACACTGACAACGAGCACTGGGCCGCCGGGCCGCCGATTATATGTCGCTGATCAAATGATCTTCTTGTTCCTATTGTATCGCAACGTTGGTAGGTTGGCTGGTTTGTTTAATTTGTTGTGTATCgctgcactccgcaatattccagctgtacggcagcggtctgtaaataatcgaccaggcaatccagtgatcaacatcataagcatcgttctacgcaattgtgatacaatgaccacccgatcccattagtcgccccgTCCGACAAGCCtgggtaactgaagaccagttctaacacggATGGTCACGAGTATAGAGAGGATCTAGGCATAGTGTTCTTGTTAACATTGTGATGATCCGAACAGTATTACTTTCGGGGGATAGCTCGTAGTTGGAATTCAGGTGGCGCATTTGTTAAACCCAGTATTCCTTCCAGTGGAGGCTTAACCCCGTTCACTGGGACGAACTTGAACTTCTGAATCATGGTggtgaggaagaggaagagctCCATCCGGGCCATTGCTTCTCCCAGGCAAATCCTTCGAccttaaaatatgaaaacaaaagttCAGTTCTATtaccgtatgtatgtatgtatgtatgtatgtatgtatgtatgtatgtatgtatgtatgtatgtatgtatgtatgtatgtatgtatgtatgtatgtatgtatgtatgtatgtatggatggatggatggatggatgcatgcatgcatgcatgcatgcatgcatgtatgtatggatgtatgtgtgtgtgtgtgtgagagtgtgtgtgtgtgtgagtgagtgtgtgtgtgtgtacgcgcGTGCGCACGTGCGTGTGTATgcatgcacgtattcatgtatgtatgcacgtacgtgtgtgtgtgttttcgtgtgtgtgtgtgtgcatgtgtgtgtgtgtgtccatgccACACTATGAAAGGAGCGTATGtgcatgtacttatgtatgtgcaTACAGGTCTGTTGCATACGATATGTAGCTTTTATATGTAACTCACCCAAAGAAAATGGGATAAAATCCTCTCTCTTCTGAATCTTGCCTTCGCCATCAAGGAAACGATCCGGCCGAAAGTTTTGTGGGTCTCCCCATACACCCTTGTCTTGGAGGACTGAATCAAGGTTCAACAGGATTGTGACCCCTTTCGGGAAGGCGTATCCTCGGAACTGTACATCTTGTGGAACTGTGTGAGGGCCAGCAACAGGGGCAATATTGCCGTATCTCAAGGTTTCCATAATGGTGGCCTCAACGTAAGGAAGGTTCGTCTTGTCTTTCATGGATGGTGGTCTGCTCTGACCGACGTTTTCCAGAATCTCCTGGAAGCACTTCTCTTGTACATCCGGGTAGTGTAGGAAGTAGACTAGCGCCCAACGTATTGTGGTGGACGTTGTTTCTGTGCCCGCAGTGAACAGATCAGAAATAGTCTGCGCCAGATTCTCCACTGCCAACATGAATGTAATCTTTAGTTTAAGTTCAAATGACAAATGTAAATTACCCATataaacacaacacagaaacacaacaaCTACATGCGGAGGAAATGCAAAAATACTGTAACAGAATTGGCCATGTTTTCACTAAAAGATTCTAAAAGAAAGTTCAGCTTCCCCAGTCAGTCAGATTGACAAAATTCTCGATCAAAGTTAAAATGAAAGGCCaaatataaaaagaaataatatgtgttagatatatatatataccaaattatatatatatatatatataatatatatatatataccaaatTCATTACACCATTATCTAAAATGATGTATTAGTTATATGTTTGAACAAATAAAGGAAAACAAAAAATTTAAAAGTAAGTATCCAGCGGACCTCTCTGTACATACCATGAACATCTTCAGATTATAAAACACACGTACAGTCTAAAGTCGTTGTTTCTTGCTTCTGTTGGCGACGTCGCATCTCCTTCAAGTACACATGGATGAAGTCGTCCCGATTTTCCTCATCGTGATCCTTTAAGTGATTCTTAATGGAAGGATTAATTAGCAAATTTTTCACAAGATCTATGCTGTCCATTATTATCCTGAACTTGAATGGGTCACCAGGCAAATAtcgcacaaaaggaaaaacgctcagtattccagttactgcgctatatttaaaaaaatcatccaTTGCTTTCAGAAACTTGACGAAGACAGGGTCGGTATATTCAAAACGTTTTCCAAAGACAATGGAACAGATAATATTTGATACGGCATTCTGCGCTAAACGGTCTATGTGGAAACCTTGGCCTTTCTGTTCTTCTATGGCCAAGACAAACTGTGCGATTTCCTCGTGTATTTTGTCCTCCATGATCATTCTTCCAGCCCCAAACTCTCGCAAAGTGTTGAGAGCAAAGCGCCTCTGTTCATGCCACAAGTCCCCGGAAGATCCGACTACTCCTGTTTGCAAAATATAGTGAAATAGAATTCAACCCTATGCCGTAGCATAAATGgcactgtatgtatgtgtattggAGACATTTGTAGAACAGTGTTGTATGTGAATCACGTTGTTTCTGTTAAGACTCATTTCGGGACGGCGGTGACCTGGTTACTATATCAAGACTGGGAGACAGGATTATCGAGTAAGGTTCTGGGCTTACTCTGGAATATACCAGTCCAGTGATGTCAGAAGAACTAGAGCAAACTTTTCATGTACACAAAACGGATCTCAGTCTGGTCTTTGCCAACTCACATACTCAGGTGTTTTGCCTATTTTGAATGCTAAAGC is part of the Haliotis asinina isolate JCU_RB_2024 chromosome 6, JCU_Hal_asi_v2, whole genome shotgun sequence genome and harbors:
- the LOC137286753 gene encoding cytochrome P450 2U1-like; translation: MWDFGFTTVALFLVVVLTVLWLSTRRATGLPPGPPLLPFLGNALSMETDSRVLFKNLRQKYGDIFSLYVFHKPVIVLNGYNVLKEAIVKNADVFSDRPHTFLTDFFARRKGVVGSSGDLWHEQRRFALNTLREFGAGRMIMEDKIHEEIAQFVLAIEEQKGQGFHIDRLAQNAVSNIICSIVFGKRFEYTDPVFVKFLKAMDDFFKYSAVTGILSVFPFVRYLPGDPFKFRIIMDSIDLVKNLLINPSIKNHLKDHDEENRDDFIHVYLKEMRRRQQKQETTTLDLENLAQTISDLFTAGTETTSTTIRWALVYFLHYPDVQEKCFQEILENVGQSRPPSMKDKTNLPYVEATIMETLRYGNIAPVAGPHTVPQDVQFRGYAFPKGVTILLNLDSVLQDKGVWGDPQNFRPDRFLDGEGKIQKREDFIPFSLGRRICLGEAMARMELFLFLTTMIQKFKFVPVNGVKPPLEGILGLTNAPPEFQLRAIPRK